The following proteins are encoded in a genomic region of Xenopus laevis strain J_2021 chromosome 3L, Xenopus_laevis_v10.1, whole genome shotgun sequence:
- the LOC121401660 gene encoding uncharacterized protein LOC121401660 has translation MCGLLLLCSVLSLWGAVWGRPGQYCVDQPSGVEVFAGDSVTFPCSFVFSRNLTAITNRAIVFQAGNISYCGAPIYNSRYGNTIQEYKGRVSLVGDPQAQNGTITLTSVRTSDRKNFCCRVQLLNQNTIIQQWQNGGGTRLTVRGENKMTMHQPPFISALVGDTVTIPCHFSISSKKKIQKISVSSVQWSFGQSQSCGTVIYNSSTGAVRREDRERISVAGEGGASILIKRVTTNDRGWYCCGAQVTGDGQVYTTQRERGTNLIITGKNNRMKIKQPKEVTFTNSSTISCNFTLPEDEDPLWLGIYWMFGNPREGFAYHPHPELIHPRYRGKTRLVGQSDLYLEEVIGMDNTNFYCRVAMRLCNDTQQNTIETLLEEGAGTLLHVVNVHGPTSQWTLYIIILVRCALICILIPTGILGFIKIREDIYTIYQMKTLVPQ, from the exons ATGTGTGGTCTTCTCCTTCTCTGCTCTGTGCTCTCTCTGTGGG GTGCCGTGTGGGGGAGACCAGGACAATACTGTGTAGACCAACCTTCAGGAGTGGAAGTATTTGCTGGAGACTCAGTGACCTTCCCATGCAGTTTTGTCTTCTCCAGAAATCTCACAGCAATTACTAATAGGGCAATTGTCTTTCAAGCTGGAAATATCTCTTATTGTGGAGCTCCCATATATAACAGCAGATATGGCAACACAATACAGGAATACAAGGGAAGGGTGTCACTGGTGGGAGATCCTCAGGCTCAGAATGGGACCATCACTCTGACCAGTGTAAGAACAAGTGATAGAAAGAACTTCTGCTGCCGGGTCCAACTTCTAAATCAAAACACGATCATTCAGCAGTGGCAAAATGGAGGAGGCACCCGGCTAACTGTGAGGG GTGAGAATAAGATGACTATGCATCAGCCTCCATTCATCTCTGCTCTGGTTGGTGACACTGTGACAATTCCCTGTCATTTCTCCATCAGCTCCAAGAAGAAAATTCAGAAAATATCTGTATCCAGTGTTCAGTGGAGCTTTGGTCAGTCCCAAAGCTGTGGGACAGTTATATATAACAGTAGCACAGGGGCAGTAAGAAGAGAGGACAGAGAGAGGATTTCTGTGGCTGGGGAAGGAGGCGCATCCATCCTAATCAAGCGGGTGACGACCAATGACAGAGGCTGGTACTGCTGTGGGGCACAAGTGACTGGAGATGGACAAGTTTATACaactcagagagagagaggaacaaaccTGATCATTACAG GAAAAAACAATCGAATGAAGATCAAGCAGCCAAAGGAGGTCACATTCACAAACTCCTCTACTATCAGCTGTAACTTTACATTACCAGAGGATGAAGATCCCTTGTGGCTCGGGATATACTGGATGTTTGGGAACCCACGTGAGGGCTTTGCCTATCACCCACACCCAGAATTAATTCACCCCCGATACCGGGGCAAAACCAGACTGGTGGGTCAGTCAGACCTTTATCTGGAAGAGGTGATTGGAATGGATAACACCAACTTCTACTGCCGTGTGGCAATGCGCCTGTGTAATGATACTCAGCAAAACACCATTGAAACATTACTGGAGGAAGGAGCAGGGACACTTCTACACGTTGTGAATG TCCATGGACCCACTTCCCAGTGGACACTCTACATCATTATATTGGTCCGATGTGCGCTGATCTGCATTTTGATTCCAACTGGCATTCTGGGATTTATTAAAATAAggg aAGACATTTATACTATTTATCAGATGAAA accctGGTTCCCCAGTAG